In Vanacampus margaritifer isolate UIUO_Vmar chromosome 6, RoL_Vmar_1.0, whole genome shotgun sequence, the DNA window CATAGCTCTCTCCAGGACTAGGGACAGTACCTCTAGACACCAGAGCCGGGCTGAAGAGGAGACTGAGAGACGTCCTCAGTGGGAGAGCTGTCTGCTGTGCCTCTAAAGTAGGAATcagtgcacacgcacgcacgcacgcacacacacacacacacacaggaaggtGTGTTAGTGAAGAACAGAGAAAGTTAGGCTGCAGAGCTGACAAACGGTGAAgccaaaaagcagagatgcgaGTCAAAAAGGAGTGGTAGCGTGAAACATGCCGAGCGGGCGCCGGAGGTCTTACCCGCTCTGCCAGTTGAGGATGTGCTGTGGACTGCAGGGGGGTGTGGGCGTGGCTGCCTGCTCGCTGGAGGGCGTGATGCTCCTCTGGCTGTGTGGGGATGCGACTGCGGGGGGAATTACGACCGTCAGTTAGGAACGCTGATAACACTGGCATTTTCAACACAGTTAAATTAGCTCTATGGTCTCCTTAGTTGACCGCCCATATCACTCACCACACAAAGTCATAGACACTACAAGTGGCCTTAAGGACAATCTGCACCTCAGATTTTGTTAATCAGTCTTagttcagtcattttttttgtgtgcccaGAGAAAATTCACACAActggcttattattattattatcattatgaaAATGATCATCTCAGTGGGATGTGCCGGCAAGAGTTAAGGATGAGTACCTGGCGAACCCTTGGCGAGCGTTCCCACCCGACTGCCACGCCCGTGTCCCAGCGTGCCTTGCTGCGACCCTGTTTCGGATGACGTGGAACCCGAGTGGGAGTGACTCCTCTCCTTCAGGCTCCCGGACGACCTCTGGTACCAGCAGCGCAGCTCCTCCGACACGGCCGCCCTCCCCCCTCCTCCGCCGCTCCCCTCGCGCCCCAGCGATGGAGTCCGTACAATCTGCGAGCGGGACGGCGTTAGTCGGCCGCCGCCCTCGCCGCCGTCCTCCCCTCCCCAGGCCTCCTTGTACAGCCCCCCGGCCGTGTAGGAGCTGGAGGTTTTGAACTGGGCCTTCACGCTGTAGTGGCCCTCCTGGTCGCTCTCCAGGCTGCGCACCACCACTGGGTTGGGGCTGCCCTCCACGTACAGCGGGTACTCTTTAATGCGGTACTGGGAGGACGGCTGGCTTTGGCTGTGGAGGTAGACGCCGTGGTGTCCTCCGCTGATGCCGCCTCCACCCGAACCCCCGACCGAGCCGTTCTTAGCTGCCAGGTTTGGCATAGAGCCCGAGTTGGACGACCCCAGGTGACCGGCGGACCTGCGGAGGGAGCACGTGGATCGATCACAGAGATGCTACAAAATTAACTTTCACAACATATGGGAAgatgtttgagcatttatttagCACTCTGGATATCCCGTTTAAGGTCCATGTACTGGACCAGTAAGACAATGTTTGATCATATTACCCCATTCGAACCAACTCGCACTGGTTCCCTGTCCACCTgagatactgtatgtttttattttgttacttaCGCACAAAATATTACATGGCCTAGCACCTTCCCTGCACTCGCCATACGCTGGTCTTTTGGTGACTCCGAGGACTAAAATAAGTTTGCAGGTTATAGAGCATTCTCTATTCAGCCACCAGTCCTAATCGCGTACATTTCAGCTACATCACTACAGAAATGGGAAGATTTCGATTTAAGACAAATTTTTGTACTCTCACATTTAGTTAAACTACACCTAGTATGCAAATTGCCTCTTGCCCTGCCTTAGACGGTGACGTCtgaattttggcctgttttactgctaCTTCTCTCTCATCCTCCTTTCATGCTCAAACTGCCCAAAAAGATTTTGCACCGACAATCCGGCCAAGATCTGAGGTGGACCATTTCCTCGGAGGCGCTGTTGTTGTGGATTCCGCATGGACCAGTTTCTGAGGAAAAGCCACCTCCCTGAAAGCGCTTCATGGCAAGCTAtttgtgcatttatttaatattctcCTAGTCTAGGGGGTCTGCAACCTgaggctctggagccacatgtggctctttagtccctctcctgtggctccctgtggatctctaaaaatattttgtagaaattattattattttttttacatatttttttttaaataaaatattatttgaatgaataaacaatttagattaaaaatgaataactaaatattccccaaaaaatgcctaatttgtcagaaaaagagacgcagaaaattaccatctatttttcacaaaattgcaaaaaattagaaaatttattaaaaaaaaggcagaaaacaaaacgtaacaaaaagtaaccataaaatgtccaaaaataaaagacaggCAGAAAAAATAtcatataatgtacacaaattTACCAAATCTGAGAATTCAtataaaaaaggcaaaaaataaattcaaaaaattaCCGTAAGTccacaaaattaccaaaaatgtcagaaaattctAAGCAAAAAagcgaaaaaaaagaaaaggaaaaaaattgccacaaaatgtccaaaaaaggaagagaggcagaaaattaccatagtatgttcataaaattgctaaaaatatccgaaatttaacagaaaggcagaaaagtctgaACATGTACGAAAAACTAAGTCTGatcaattacaataaataaataaataaatgcaaaaagagAAGACGAAagttagaagaaaatgaatcttaaAGTAGCCttttggatgctgcatattttctgttatggtgcggCCTTAATTAGCTTGTGGGCATTAGACTACCGTTAACATTAACACACTGTTTTGATCATTCCAATGTTTAAACGTTTTGTGGCTCCAAacaatttttgggttatttatttagcctaaaatggctctttttttcAGTAAATGTTGCTGACCCTTGTCCTAGTCTACTGAACTGTTTTACTAATAAGGCCGAGTGCACCAGTACCATAAACCTTAAACTGAATATCAGGATACGTAATAAATAGTCAAAAGGGCTTGCCCATCCGGTTGTCTCACCTGTGCCTCTGCCGCTGCCGCTGCCTGGCTTTGGAGGGTGAGTCCTCTCCGAGAGTTGAGTAGTAGGGGTTGCTACCAGGCGCCAAGGGCCCGCCGGCTGGGTAGAAGTGCTCCGAGCTGCTCTGGCTGGTGCAGGATGAGCAGTCGTCCAGTGCGTCAGAGCCGTTGGAGCTCCGCGTCGGGCCCAGTAAAAAGTCTGGGCTGCCCAGCGTGCCCAGGGCATGCGGGTGTGCATCTGGGTCCGACGTCAGGAGCTTGCCTTGGGACTCCAGGCTGGAGCTGCGATTCCTAAAGTGCTGAGCGAGACTGTGCAGACGTGTGGGGCTGATGTCCACTGACCTGTGGGACATGCAAGCAAAAACGTATGTGACGTTACAATCATATCAGAGTTCTTAATTGGCCCAGAGTTAATGGgcagaaatagaaataataagTTTGAGGTTAAGATGGAGGACGGACCTGGTGGAATGTACGTAGTGTGGCGTCCGGGTCCTCAGGTCCGGTGTGGACGGCATGCTAGATTGAGAGTTCCACTGAGGGAGGCTTCTGATGGGGCTGCTCTGCAGAGAGTTGCTTCCTCCTGCTTCTGTGCTGCCAGAGCTCGGGAATCTTCTGTGACTGAAGAGAACAAGTAACTAAATTGGATGAATCGTACACAAAATACCTCCACAGGCGAGTTCCGTAGTTTCAACAAGTGTGGCTTGACAGATCATCATCTGTCCCGTGctgtgacatttttcaaatgtaaaaaatgtgctTTGGCTCAGTAAAGTTTGGGAGACAACAGGTGAGTCAACGCAGCCTCCTACCTGGAGTGGGATGAGCGCTTCTTGACTTTCTCGTACGGCTCGTCAAGCGACGACTCGCTCCACATTTTGGGCTTGATGGGCGATTTGTCATAGTCGGCACGGCCGAAGTGCAGGTGCCGCAGCCCGTCTAGGGACTGCGGCGGCGGGGGACGACTGTGAGACGGCGGACGCGGGGGGAGGCCCTTGTGGGGCGACGCCATCGGCGAGAAGTTGGGGGTGCCGGTCACTTGGGGGTCGTCGTCATCCAGCACCAGAGCGTCAGATAGCGAACTGTCTTCAGAGCCGATGTTGGCCTCTACAGGACGGAAAAACACCAGCAAGTGCTCAGATTATGACCAAATTTGTCCACAAATTGAAACATGCCTTTAACCTATGCTCATGCAGCAGTAAAGCATTTTACAGGTTTATcagattttttatcttttatcataaatttttttttgcccggtagtttttttgtattttcatcatatttttgttcaaggttaaattgttatattttgtcacctttttactaatttaaaaaaaaatcttttgtcaccccatctgtgttttttaaaaacttttttggtcATATTTTTTAACCGGATTTTTGTTCAAGGTTTgccacatttttgttatttatgtttttttttgtttttttttaccacaaacatTTGGTTCTTTtgttgtaaaatgagtttgtcagtttttatggtcatattattgtcagtttttGCTGTCCAAGGCTTATTATACGTTTTTAACTGCCACATTTCATTGCTGTAAATTTGTCAGAGTTAAAgcagaagtcaaccccaaaattttctttacaataatatgtgccctcagtagtctaaacatttaattttgattGATATTATGTTTAtggaacatgagttaagcagcaaaagctttttttttttttttacttgctgttgactgaagacgatatcacagttgctcaggactcaggtaatgaccaataaCGGCTCAgattgcaaacgtcacatgaccaaattcagaaaaaggtgttatttatttatatatttattattattatgatgtttggtaacattttttgtcatctttttgcTAGATTTTTCAcgtattgtttacattttaaggCTAAAATCATATCAGgttaaatcatatttttgttcaaggtgtttttgtcaaatgttttatGTGTTTTCTGGAtctctttttttagtttttttaaagtagttatTATGGCAATCATAGCCGTTACGTTTCTAATGCGTAGTGATGTCGATCACTGACGCAAAAGTAAAATCATAATTATGTtcacaatttgaaataaaaacatttctacgCCATAAATATAAAGCAATCAAAATGGCCATGATGTCTATTAGAGTAGAAGCCAATACATAAGAAAATACTGTCGGTGTCAAGAGTGCTGGTACCTTCAATTATAAGCGATGCCCTCTGTGTGGGCTTCTTTCCAGAGCGAACCCGGTATTCATTGATGGAGTTCTCAATCTCCTGTAACTTCTTGAGTGCGTTGAGATAAGACGTCTTCCTCTGCTTCTTCAGCTTTTTGCTGCTCACGTGCGGGTCGCTGGCCAGGCGCCGGGCTGCCTCAGTAATCTGCGATTGAATGGCGAACTCTCGCTCCAGCCGTTCTAGCTCCTCTTCCTGGGACGAGCACATTGCAAGGATATGAAGCCAACATGGACGACACCAGCGAGTGACGTTAAGTTACATAGTCGTGATCCAGAAACAACAACAGGCTTAGTTTGCAGACGCTGTAATTCTGCCATATTCTATGCATAACGCAGGCTGCCAGAGAAAGTGCGgtgcaaaaataatttatctCGGCCACAGCAGATTTTCTCACTGCTGAATCCTCTCTATAGAAACACTAGGCGCTCCAATAAAAACAAGCTGGTGTCCATAACAAGGCTGTCTTTCTCCACACTTCTGCTGGGATTTGTCAAACAGGGATCACCAAGTCAAACATCTCAATCCTACTTCAAGTTATATTAAGTATCaaaagtactgtactgcaaaaaggggtaggcaatcacagtatgtaaataaaaatagaaaaaaaaaccaacactTATaaatttgcctcttttttttttagcattggaCTGAACTGATATGAACTTTTCTATTGACTATATTCTAATTCATAGAGATGAATGTGTGTTACTATCTATATATTGCATACTGCATATAGACATTGAATGGCCGTGTGTGTCTATCATTGGGATGTATTCACTTGGGTCGACATCATACCTCAGTTCTGAGGAATCTCTATTACTAACACACAATGCTATTGTAGATTTATGTGTGTGAATGAGTGGCCACTAGTGAACAGGCACATTTGTGAtatatgacttaaaaaaaagagtcctgGAAACTTTTCAAAGCCAACAACTTCTgccatgaaaaaatataaaccCACGCACATTCTATCCACCAGCAGGCATGCGACCACCAACTCTTCCTGTGAAGGGAACTATTTTTAGAAGTACTGCAGAgctttggaatattttttttcaaccaaggAACATAACGACAGATGTGGCACAGGGGCCATCATGTTTTGGTGCATTCTAGATaacatgactttaaaatgaaagcttcaacaatgtaatttttaaacTTGCTCAACAAAGAACGCGTTGACCCCGCAATAGAGGGGCAGGGCGGGCCTCAGTCTCTTTATGAGGTCAAAAAACGtgaaatgtgcttttattttgatgggTGATGTACTTGATAAAACCATGTCACAGACTTGAGGTgtgttttaaccctggagaacccaagaacccttttcttctttggaaaattatgaattatacatttaatgactgctataagttcaatgaacaccaaaatatatgttttttcaatgtttttttcaattcattccctaatttaggattagggtgaaatttgaccctttgggatttatgggtatcatttcgaaaaatctgaataacaaaaactgtcagtaaactatttagaatttaagaaaataatcaatcaaatacacaggtacattgaacaatacaatttttttgttttatttgttgcattttagccatcttgtcaccaccactttggctcatgtaagtgcaatattcatccactagatggccccatgcaggggtcagaagtggcactctggacttttgaagttaaatttgaaaaaaaaagaaaaaaaggtctttgttatttgagtagcagaatttataggggccaaatttgaccccgtgggttctccagggttaagttgcAAAAAACATTTACCTCCCCCTTAGGAAGAATCTTCTGCTCATCCAGTTTGAAGGCAGTGCCTATTTTTCGCCTCACTGTGGGAGCTTCCTCGCCTGGATCGAGAGGGTATTCCTTGGGAAGTTTCCCTGTCAGCTCCtgaaaattaaaagtaaaatgagGCTACAAATGAAAATTTAGAAGAGtagagaatttttttgggggggcataCAGCCTCTCTGATGCAGATGTTCTTGAGCTCCTCAAGCCTCTTCCTTAGCGTCTCTTCCAGAGCTTCCTGGCGGGCCCTCAGTGCAGCCAGCATGTCCTTCTTGGCTGTTTGGGAGCTGTCTGATTCCTGAGATCCTGCAAAACAATCGGAACGGTTACGTGTCAGGAGCGTGCTGGTATGCTGCTGTTTCCAGTTGTGGCGGTCTTGGGCTGCCCAGGAGAAAGAAGGAGAGATTGCCCATGCACCTGTACAGGCCCGCCAGGATGTTTACAGGGAAGTGAGTGGAACATGTCGATAAGGAAGCTGTTTGTTTCAAGGAAaagagggggggcggggggcagcGCAGAGGACAAAGTCAGTGACGCACAGTCTCAGGGGGGTCCGAGATGGTGCCAGCCTTGTTTGTAACACGCCTTTAAGTTTAAGACAAActgctcgcacgcacacatgcacacgcactgCCGCCCTCTCCTTGGGAAAAGACAGAAACAACGCAAGACTCACCCGCTGAGAAAGCTGTggcagaaagaaaaacacatgcCTTTAATTCACTCAAGGTTGGATTGTTGGCTACTGTCACATTGACTTCAAAAGACACAATGTGGATCACCAACTTTGGTttgcaatattaaaacaaagtgGAACATAGCATTGAGGAGGCTTATGTTACTGTTGTTGCTCCAAAGCAGAAGTTCTGCTCTATTTATTGGAGTGACTTCTTCAGCTTTAGATTATAGATAAAATGATAGCTCGGATGGCATAtcaataatacagtacatgcacaAGCAACAAAGAGCATACTAAAATAAAGAGTGGCAGAGAAGCGGGCTTAAAACACATTCACATCTAatccaaagaaaataaaatctaaaataagattttcaaatatatattaaaaaaacaatacaatacagtgtACAGTGTATATAGTAGTAATTAATAATATGCATATGTGTATAATGTTTCTAGATTAAAGAATTGTTGAAGATATTGAGAGCAGCAAAATGGGAGATTGCTTGGTTAAGAGTTAAGATAATGCAAAGTTTGTGTGCTTTTTCTCGAATAGAACAACGACGCTTGCCGAGCGAAGGAGGCACAAGTCCGTGGAAAGATGGGCACCGAGAAGACAGAAATGACACGCGATGGCCAAGAGGACGGGGCCTATAAACAGATGAGGTCATCTgtacaaaattgagttgaataTCAAACTGAAGAGGAAGAGGCGGGAGACAGTCTCTCTGTCTCATGCTGATTATCGCATCACACAATACACCACTCGTTCAGCACGTATGCATTGTTTGAAAATGCCATTGAAAAGCTGAAGTTTGACCTGATGAACTTCACATTCCCATAAACACTAAATTTAGAGCAGGGAGGGGACCCCGGAGGACAAGTGTGTGCGCGCCACACAAATTATTTGTTTGCATTGATCGGTGTCAAACATGTTAAAGTCACAAGCTACATTGTAGTTAACAGTTTAGCCAATGGGGCCGTTATGACTCTGAAAACGTATAAATGTATAATCGCCTCATCATATTATTACATCTAAACATCACATTAATAGataactagttttgaaatcagaattcAAGGAAAATACACTACAACGACCATTGcttaacttttttaaatgagcGCAATTTGCAATTCTGGTACAGATTTTACTTGAAAGCATGAAGTTACTCACAAATGTACAGTTCTACATAATATTGCCCAGGAGGGAGTGGGGGTTTGTGCGGTACGTATATGCTCCGCTAGAAacgtttcaaattaaaaaaattgtccgTCTCTGTGTGCAGTCTGGTAACAAatggcaaattttttttaaaagccactTGTTCAAGTAAACTGGCCCACTTGTCCAATTCAAACATCAAACGCGGCCCCTTGAGAACAAAAGTTTGCGCGTGTGTTAAGAGAACATGAGGTGCACAATCTATGGCGTCTCTCTCTGGAGGCAGCTGTTTCAGTCCATGCAGCTGTCAACCAACGGCCAGTTCCAATAGCGCCACATAAGAATACTCCTGCCTATCAATCTGTCACTTTTACACCCCACCACGGCACGTccccacaacacacacatacatttggAGTTTGGAAGTATGTACTAACCTGATGAAAGCAGACTGCCACTGCTCCCGCTGATAATCTTGCCTTTGCTGCCCATGTTGGCCAGCTTGGACGTTTTCAGCGTTCCCGTTTCGGTGAGGTCGATGGCAATCTCGCTCAGACTGCGTGCAGCGTGGATCTTAGACtggacacacacacgtgcaagtTCAACCATCATGTCTGGTCGAGTCTGTGCTGTAATAGTTTGAGGGTGAGGAGAAAATTGCTGACCTTGCTCTGCTTGCGGTCCAAATAGAACTGGTGTTGGCTTATGGCCATGGCCCAGATGGACTTGATGAGGGCCGGGCAGGCATACCAGGTGTGCACTGCGATGCCACTGTGGCCAAACGTCCTGCGAGTCACCGACGCCCTACAGTAGAAGCGGACACCAGGCCCCTTTATACACactgaatgcaaaaaaatgactaCAAAGATCATCGCAGGAATACGTTCCAGAAGTAGCTGCAATTGTGACAATCTGCAATATACTGTAGAgaccatataaacataaaaaataaaaaataaaaaaataataattttttatctaCACATCATACACACTTTAAACTTTTTCCAACACAAAGAATGAAACACAAATGTAtggaaaatactgtatgtattgtaGTGTCCATGTTAGTTATGCGCCTTATGTGTTCAATAAATGGTGAGtatggctctcctttcccacattgGAGGGCATTACAGGAAGTGACTAAACTGTAAAAAcccatagaaaaaaaattgcaaaagcaCCTCACAGATTTTGTAATATAGTACAGTGACTCTTAACTTGTGGTATGCTGGCTCACACGGGTTGTTCGTGAAATAATCACTGTAAGTAGAGTTCAGTTCTATTAACgtcaatacatttgcattaaatatttaagaactgtttgttttaaaatgtttattgatgTACAATTTTTAGAACTtgtatacaatacattttaattggactttacaccgatctgattggctggataGGGGTCAGACGATATTTGGCGTTATATGCAAAATCAAAGATTGGTTGTAATATCTTAATTTTCCTGATTGATCAATGACATCACATCATTGATGGGCTCCACAAAATGAGACATTACATACTATACTACATGTTTACCAgcattttttaaaggattttttccccctctctccatgcatttcaattgacgTCAATCATACTGGGGGTTTTCGCTATTCGTGTGCCAGGCCAGTCCCTATCCACCGCAAATGGTGGCTCTTAATCGACTTAAGAGTAAAGTTTGATACATCTTCTGATCGAATCGGTGATCATTTAtcgatttttttcaaacttgatCGCTAATCGGCCGAAAATTTTTGATTATGTAAAAgtctcattttaatttaatgattATTTGTACAGTATAGCAGTTTAGTATAATATTAACATTGAAACTGTAACTGTAATTGTGACATAATATTACAgtgcattacaaaaatattaaatacactttttaggaataaaacctctGTCATATTTCTGATGCACATTTTGGTCTTTATGCTGCTGTATTCAAATGTTGATCATGATGGTGGTACttggcataaaaaaattgagaaccACCGGCAAGTAGAGACATTCCACAAAAAGATCTGCGATGCAAGAGAACTGTGGTATAGCATGCGAACACTGCATAACTATTAGAGCGCCACTTTACCAGCAATAAAAGGCTTCTCCGATGCTTGCGAGAAGAGGAGACGCGGATTTGCCACACACGACGCTGGCGTGTTTGCTCATCCTTatttaaacacacactcacGGCCAGCTCACCCTAATGACAGCTCCTCTCAAAGAAAACACCGCTGCTCGCCATTTCACCCCGTCCCCGACTGTTTTTCCTCCCCCCCGCAACACCGCACATATGGagccatgttaaataaatacaggCCGGGTCACTCTGGCAACAAAGCGGCCCGCTCACACAGATGTGAAGTCCTTCGTGGGGTTCCCTTGTCAAGACTTTTTGACGTGTGTATTTGCGTgtaagaaatttttttttttgagccgCCTTTAGGATATTATTTTAGGAAAAGAATTACAGCATGATAGAACGTGCACAAAAGAGTACATAACTGTACTGTCTATTCATCTGATCGTTCCATATGTATTTTCTGCATTGGGTCATGCTGGGCTTTAAAAAAGTTAGAGTATCACATTAAACATTCATCTATGTTTTTTAGCACTACATTAAAAGTCAATGAATGCAGTTGACGTTTATATTCGCCAACTGGAATCCAACTGTTCACTGCCATCAGTGATTATATATGTCAAGTACCAAATACTTTTTGCAATGAGTAGGTGTGGAGGAGGGTCTCGCCCAGTATGTctctaaataaaacatttttaaagcgCTGTAATGGCGAACAGATCCATGTAGATGGCAGTGTGGCATCAGTTTGGATTTGAGTAGAAGATGAAGACCGGGAGGGAAATTTTGCATTTTCCCGTTGATCGCAATGGAGAGAAATGCCTCATACTCAGAGAATGTATATACAATGGTATAAAAGGAGTATGTGTCATGGTAGTTACTAGGAAGTTTGTCACGATTGTGAGAAGACCTGACTCAGGGAGTGAATGATGACCGCTATGTAAGAACGCCACTGATGTTAAACTCAAGCCATGTGGCGAGTCAGCGTCGCTCACTGCGCATTTCATAGTTTTACATctgtaaataaatgtacttaaaaagccttttctctttattctttttgtttgttttatagttGATGGTGTTACAAATGCAAAAACTAGTACCAAAATcccttttctgttttgtttttgccaccGTTTGGTCATACACCATTGTTTTTGGTGGAACCAACCCATGTTTTACTGCTGATTATTAAAGAATGAAAATGCTAGACACTAAACATTTTTCTCGTGAAAGGAGAGTGTACTCTTTCTTTGGGTTGGTTTGCTGCTTATATTGTCAGTCAGTTAGTCAAAGCGctctaaaataaatgtaaaaacaaaaacatatgtaAAACACTGTTGACGTTTATATGCGGGCAACACTTTATTCTTCTTTTATGCCAAAGTGCCGCTTATTAATCGGCATTAAGTTGCATGTTCCTGTGTAGACTAATAGCTGAAAATTGgacggtgtgtgtgttttaagggAACAATAAAGTTGGAGAAACactcaaatcaaaacaatataCGAGATAAGAATTGAACTGCAGCAACATTCAATTATTTGTGTTACTTAATAACAATGAACtaattaacccctgggcgttatttgaccatttttgggctttttgttggttctgaccaagccatttcaaaataaaataacgcccaggcgttaatttgttttaaatacgaGTCAAGTATCCACCTTGACCATACAAGTATAGAATCAGTCAGCCTTCTCATTCCAACGATCGGTCTGTTGTATAGATTTACCTCCTGGGGTCATGAACTTCCACGGAGAACTTCTTCTCTCGGAAGTAGAGGTTCTCCAGCTGACGCCATTGGAACACCTGAGGTTCGAAGACACAAAACACGGCCCGACAATGAGTCCACGAAGCTTTGAAGGAAATCCTTTTCTCCGTTAACACCACGAAGAGAAGAAAAATTCCCACAGCGCCTGATTAACGCACGCTACATACGATAGCCAAAAGACGTATTCCTCCGCATGTGCGCTGTTACATCCTCCATGACTTGCTTCACCATTTGtaggcgtgtgtgtgagtgaaagtGTGTAAAGTTTCCTCTTCTCCTGTAACTTGACTTGGAGGGAGGTGAGGGGGGGAGGCTTTTAGGG includes these proteins:
- the frmd4a gene encoding FERM domain-containing protein 4A isoform X1; the encoded protein is MPTSYGGTHAHTPTDAPERTMLVQGAVTPGRTRRLMLKLPVGTLRRNSGERMTEGRRCQVHLLDDRKLELLVQPKLMAKDLLDLVASHFNLKEKEYFGIAYTDETGHFSWLQLDRRVLEHEFPKKSGPIVLYFCVRFYIESISYLKDNATIELFFLNAKSIIYKELIEVDSDVVFELASYILQEGKSDFTSNDTTRSDLKKLPALPTQALKEHPSLAYCEERVIEHYKKLNGQSRGQAIVNYMSIVESLPTYGVHYYAVKDKQGIPWWLGLSYKGIFQYDHQDKVKPRKVFQWRQLENLYFREKKFSVEVHDPRSRASVTRRTFGHSGIAVHTWYACPALIKSIWAMAISQHQFYLDRKQSKSKIHAARSLSEIAIDLTETGTLKTSKLANMGSKGKIISGSSGSLLSSAFSAGSQESDSSQTAKKDMLAALRARQEALEETLRKRLEELKNICIREAELTGKLPKEYPLDPGEEAPTVRRKIGTAFKLDEQKILPKGEEEELERLEREFAIQSQITEAARRLASDPHVSSKKLKKQRKTSYLNALKKLQEIENSINEYRVRSGKKPTQRASLIIEEANIGSEDSSLSDALVLDDDDPQVTGTPNFSPMASPHKGLPPRPPSHSRPPPPQSLDGLRHLHFGRADYDKSPIKPKMWSESSLDEPYEKVKKRSSHSSHRRFPSSGSTEAGGSNSLQSSPIRSLPQWNSQSSMPSTPDLRTRTPHYVHSTRSVDISPTRLHSLAQHFRNRSSSLESQGKLLTSDPDAHPHALGTLGSPDFLLGPTRSSNGSDALDDCSSCTSQSSSEHFYPAGGPLAPGSNPYYSTLGEDSPSKARQRQRQRHRSAGHLGSSNSGSMPNLAAKNGSVGGSGGGGISGGHHGVYLHSQSQPSSQYRIKEYPLYVEGSPNPVVVRSLESDQEGHYSVKAQFKTSSSYTAGGLYKEAWGGEDGGEGGGRLTPSRSQIVRTPSLGREGSGGGGGRAAVSEELRCWYQRSSGSLKERSHSHSGSTSSETGSQQGTLGHGRGSRVGTLAKGSPVASPHSQRSITPSSEQAATPTPPCSPQHILNWQSGSFSDSCFLGGPSCSELADVQWYRRDKAKPGTLV
- the frmd4a gene encoding FERM domain-containing protein 4A isoform X6; translation: MEGLLSPMRTRMTEGRRCQVHLLDDRKLELLVQPKLMAKDLLDLVASHFNLKEKEYFGIAYTDETGHFSWLQLDRRVLEHEFPKKSGPIVLYFCVRFYIESISYLKDNATIELFFLNAKSIIYKELIEVDSDVVFELASYILQEGKSDFTSNDTTRSDLKKLPALPTQALKEHPSLAYCEERVIEHYKKLNGQSRGQAIVNYMSIVESLPTYGVHYYAVKDKQGIPWWLGLSYKGIFQYDHQDKVKPRKVFQWRQLENLYFREKKFSVEVHDPRSRASVTRRTFGHSGIAVHTWYACPALIKSIWAMAISQHQFYLDRKQSKSKIHAARSLSEIAIDLTETGTLKTSKLANMGSKGKIISGSSGSLLSSAFSAGSQESDSSQTAKKDMLAALRARQEALEETLRKRLEELKNICIREAELTGKLPKEYPLDPGEEAPTVRRKIGTAFKLDEQKILPKGEEEELERLEREFAIQSQITEAARRLASDPHVSSKKLKKQRKTSYLNALKKLQEIENSINEYRVRSGKKPTQRASLIIEEANIGSEDSSLSDALVLDDDDPQVTGTPNFSPMASPHKGLPPRPPSHSRPPPPQSLDGLRHLHFGRADYDKSPIKPKMWSESSLDEPYEKVKKRSSHSSHRRFPSSGSTEAGGSNSLQSSPIRSLPQWNSQSSMPSTPDLRTRTPHYVHSTRSVDISPTRLHSLAQHFRNRSSSLESQGKLLTSDPDAHPHALGTLGSPDFLLGPTRSSNGSDALDDCSSCTSQSSSEHFYPAGGPLAPGSNPYYSTLGEDSPSKARQRQRQRHRSAGHLGSSNSGSMPNLAAKNGSVGGSGGGGISGGHHGVYLHSQSQPSSQYRIKEYPLYVEGSPNPVVVRSLESDQEGHYSVKAQFKTSSSYTAGGLYKEAWGGEDGGEGGGRLTPSRSQIVRTPSLGREGSGGGGGRAAVSEELRCWYQRSSGSLKERSHSHSGSTSSETGSQQGTLGHGRGSRVGTLAKGSPVASPHSQRSITPSSEQAATPTPPCSPQHILNWQSGSFSDSCFLGGPSCSELADVQWYRRDKAKPGTLV